The genomic stretch ACGCTGCCGGCTTGGAAAGCCGCCGGCTTATGATGAACAAATCATTGCGCTTGTGCGGGCGAGAGTCCAGCCGCAACCGGATTTATGGTTTCCAGCGCGGTGACGGGACAGGCGAAAGGCAGAATCCTGAACGGCGTCAAAAAAGAGCCGCCGTTTCCGGCGGCTTTTGAAGTTGATAACAGGGAGGCGTCAAACAGAGTGGACAGGAGCCACTCGGTGTCCAAACGAGGACGATCCAAGTCATAATCGAGAAAGCTTAACCGATCGTAAATGAGCGATTTTCTTTAGGCTTCGTTTGCCATGTCGGCCATTGGCCTAGTTTGGGACAAGCCACACGTCGTCCCGGCCTCCGCCGGAACGACGTGTGGCGAGTTCGAATTCTCTACGACTTGAAAAAACTGTTCGCCGCATCCTTCGATGCGCGCTTCCTGGCCGACGCTTGCTGCAGCCGTTCGATTTCCGAATTCATCAATGCGATGCGCTCGGTCAGTTCCTCGACCGACAACAGCGACAGGTCCTGTCCGATCTCGTGGGTGACCTTCTTCCGCGGCTTGTCGTCGTCCTCGGCGGCCATGCGTTTTGCTCCGTGTTCGGCGATCCCCTGAGGCGGTTGCCAGCCGCTATGCGGCTGGCTAATGCAGGGGCCGCTTTTAAAATTCTCAGCCTTTCGCAAGGACAAATCATGGAAAAGCTGCCCGCGCAAATGACCGTCATCGGCATCAGCAAGCCCGGCGGCCCCGAGGTGCTGTTGCCCGAAACCCGCAGCGTCCCGGTGCCCGGTCCGGGCGAAATCCTGGTCAAGGTGTTGGCCGCCGGCGTCAACCGTCCCGATGTCGCACAGCGCTCCGGCGCCTACCCGCCGCCGCCCGGCGCCAGCGATCTGCCCGGCCTTGAAATCGCCGGCGAAGTGGTCGCGCTCGGCGCGGGCTCCGTCAGGCACAAGCTTGGCGACAAGGTGATGTCGCTGGTGGCCGGTGGCGGCTACGCCCAATATTGCATCGCGCAAGATGGGCAGGCGATGGCGGTGCCGCCGAGCCTGTCGATGCTGGAAGCCGGCGCGGTCCCGGAAACGCTGATGACGGTCTGGCACAATGTGTTCGAGCGCGGCGCCCTGAAGCCGGGCGAGACGCTCTTGATCCATGGCGGCTCGTCCGGCATCGGCACCATGGCGATCCAGCTCGCCAAGGCGCTCGGTTCCAAGGTCATCGTCACCGTCGGCTCCAAGGACAAGGCCGACGCCTGCCTCAAGCTCGGCGCCGACCACGCCATCAACTACAAGACCGAAGATTTCGTCGCCGTGGTCAAGGCGGAGACCAACAATGCGGGCGCCAACGTCATTCTCGATATGGTCGCCGGCGACTACGTCGATCGCAACTATGACGCCGCCGCGATCGACGGCCGTATCGTCCAGATCGCAACGCTCAACGGCCCCAAGGTGACCGTCAACATTGCCAAGGTGATGGTGAAGCGCCTGACCCACACCGGCTCGACGCTCCGCCCCCGTAGTAATGCGGACAAGGCGGCGATGGTCGCCGCCATCGAGGCCAAAGTGATGCCGCTATTGCGTGAGGGACGGGTAAAACCCCTGATGGACAGCACATTCCCGCTGGAAAAGGCCGCCGACGCGCACCGGCGGATGGAGACCAGTGAACATATTGGCAAAATTGTGTTGGCGGTTTAACGATCACGAGCGAAGCGGAGGCGGAAACCCTTTGATTTCCTTCGCTTTCATGTCATTTATCGCGGCAACGAAGGGCCATTCGCTGCGCCCGGAATGATGTTGATCGCGGAGTACTGACATTGCGTCTGATCAGGTGCCTTGCGCCGCTCGCGCTGGGCCTCATGATTTTTGCCGCCGCACCGCCCGCGCGCGCCATCGACGCGGTCAGCGTCCGCAGCGACGCGCCTGCAATCGATCTTACCGCGGTGCTCGATCATCAGCGCAGCGATACCGACCGTATCCAGGTTTCCACCGCGCCCGGCACCGACGGCATCGTCCGCCGCATCGAAGTCCGCGCCCGCGAAGGCGGCCAGTACTGGGTGGTGTTCGCGCTCGCCAACAACACCGATGATCAGCTCGACCGCCTGATCGTCGCTCCTCACTATCGGATCGTATCCTCGGGGCTGCTGTGGCCCGATCTCGGATTATCGCGCATCGCCACCATCACGCCATCGACCGGCGACCGCCCCGAGCGTCAGGAGAGCGCGACCGCCGACATCTTCCGCATCACGCTCGATCCCGGCGCCGTCATCACCTTCGTCGCGGAATTGCGTACCGATAAATTGCCGCAGCTCTATCTGTGGGAACCCGACGCCTACAAGGACAAGGTCAACTCGTTCACGCTCTACCAGGGCATCGTGATCGGTATTTCCGGCTTGCTGGCTCTGGTGCTGACCATCCTGTTCGTGGTCAAGGGCAGCATCATGTTCCCGGCCGCCGCGGCGCTGGCCTGGGCGGTGCTGGTCTATATCGGGGTCGATTTCGGCTTCTGGGGCAAGGTGCTCGACATGTCGAACAACGCCGAGCGCGTCTGGCGCGCGGCGGGCGAAGCTATCCTGGCGGCGACGCTGCTGGTGTTTTTGTTCGCCTATCTCAATCTGAGCCGCTGGCATGTGCGCTATTCCCACATCACCGTCGGCTGGCTGACCTTCCTGGGCTCGCTGGTGGCGTTGGCGCTGTTCGATCCGGCGGTCGCCTCCGGCATCGCGCGAATGTCGCTGGTGCTGATCGCCTTCGCCGGTTTTGCCCTCATCGTCTATCTCTCGACCCACGGTTTCGACCGCGCGGTGCTGCTGATCCCGACCTGGTTCCTGCTGGTGGTCTGGGTGGTCGCGGCCGGCATGGCGGTGGCAGGCTCCGTCACCAACGACATCGTCGGCCCGGCACTGCTCGGCGGCCTCGTGCTGATCGTGATGCTGATCGGATTTACGGTCATGCAGCACGCTTTTGCGGGCGGCGGCGCTACCACCGGCGTGGTTTCCGACGTCGAGCGTCGCGCGCTGGCGCTGACCGGCTCGGGCGACCTGATCTGGGACTGGGACGTTTCCGCCGACAAGGTGTTCACCAGCCCCGAGACCGAAAGCCTGCTCGGCCTCAAGCGCGGCACGCTGGAAGGCCCGGCGGCCAAATGGCTCGAGGTGCTGCATCCCCTCGACCAGGACCGCTTCCGCGCCGCGCTCGACAGCGTGCTCGACCAACGCCGCGGCCGGCTGGTGCAAGATTTCCGCTTGCGCACCCCCGACGGCCACTTCATGTGGTTTGCGCTCAAAGCGCGCCCGGTGGTCGGCTCCGACGGCGAGGTTTCGCGCGTGGTCGGCACGCTGACCGACGTCACCGAGGCCAAGAACGCCGAAGAGCGCATGCTCCATGATTCCGTGCATGACAATTTGACCGGCCTGCCGAACCGCAAATTGTTCATCGACCGCCTCGGCGCGGTCGCCAATTTCGCCAAAACCATGCCGAACCTGCGGCCGACGCTGATGGTGATCGACCTCGACCGCTTCAAGCAGGTCAATGATTCCGTCGGCATCGCGGTCGGCGACTCGATCCTCTTGACCCTGGCGCGGCGGCTGACCCGGATCCTGAAACCGCAGGACACGCTGGCCCGCCTCGCCGGCGACCAGTTCGGCCTGATCCTGATGTCGGAACAGGATTCGGCGCGCATCACCGCGTTTGCCGAGACCATCCGCAAGACCATCCGCGCCCCGATCGCCTTCAACGACCGCGAGATCTTCCTCACCGCTTCGATTGGCCTCGCGCTGTCCGATCCGCAGACCCAATTGTCCGACGAGATCATCAAGGATGCTGAGCTTGCGATGTATCATTCCAAGCGCATCGGCGGCGACCGCATCGATGTCTACAAGCCCGCGATGCGCGCGCGCAAAACCGACCGGCTGACGCTGGAATCGGAACTGCGCCGCGCCATCGAGCGCCAGGAAATCACCATCCTGTACCAGCCGATCGTACGGCTGGAGGATCGCTCGATCGCCGGCTTCGAGGCGCTGGCGCGCTGGGATCATCCAAAACTCGGGCGGATGTCGCCGTCGGAATTCATCTCGATCGCCGAGGAGATCGGCCTGATCGTCGATCTCGGCATGTTCGTGATGGACCAGACCGCCAAACAGCTTGCGATCTGGCAGCGCGCGATGCGGTCGCGCGAGCCGATCTTCGCCAGCGTCAACGTCTCCTCGCGGCAATTGCTGCGCCACGACCTGATCCACGACATCCGCACCGTGCTGTCGCGCTCCTCGGTGGCGCGCGGCACGCTGAAGCTGGAATTGACGGAATCGCTGGTCATGGAGAACCCCGAGCACGCGGCGCAGATGCTGACCCGCATCCGCGAACTCGGCACCGGCCTGTCGCTGGACGATTTCGGCACCGGCCATTCGTCGCTGGCCTACCTGCAGCGTTTCCCGTTCGACACCATCAAGATCGACCAGTCCTTCGTGCGCACCACCAGCCGCGGCACCCGCCCGGTGATCCTGAAATCGATCATCGCACTCGCCCACGACCTCGGCATGGACGTCGTCGCCGAGGGCGCGGAGACGGATTCGGATGCGGTCGAGCTCTATCAACTGGGCTGCGAATACGCGCAAGGCTTTGCCTTCGGCGAGCCGATGGACGCCGATGCCGCGATGCGGCTCTTGACCGAAGAGCGGCTGGAAGCGGCGAGTTAGGCCGTCCAGAAGCGGACGCGACTCTCTCCGTCGTCCCGGCGAAACGCCGGGACCCATACGCCGCGGCCCATCCACGTCATTGCGAGCGCAGCGAAGCAATCCATTTCACCGCGCAAAGGAAGAATGGATTGCTTCGTCGCAAGAGCTCCTCGCAATGACGTGGTGGGATCGTGACTCAATCTTCAAACATCAGTTCGCCTTCTCGCGGCGCAAACGCGTCCGAGCTCTGCAAGCATGTCCCTCGAAAGAAGAGGGAGCAGGGAATGCCGGGTGCGCGCTGCACCCGCGGTCTAGCGTGCAAAATTGCACAAGGAAAAACGCACACGAGCATACAGGTTCAGCGGAAACACTCCGGCATTCCCCGCGCAATGGCTTTACGGCCTATGCTGTGCTCTCCCCGGCGACGAATTCGTCTTGTCACCGTCATTGGCGGATTAAGGCTCATCAAGCTCGGTTGAGTTGACTTCGCCTCCCAAGCGGACATCGTTCAGGATCGAACTGAAGTCGGAAATGACTCGACTCGGAAGTAGGCCCTAGTCCAGCAGCGGCCCGATATGGTTTGATGCGCGGGGCTGGAACTGAGCCGCATGGGTGGCCTCATGTACATAGTCATTCGAAAGTACACCAAGGTTCGCTCGGTTGCGGATGCTGCTCGCCGCGCCAAAAGCGGCATCGGTCAGCTCCTAAGGGAATCGCGCGGATTCAGATCTTATTATGTACTGGATGGGGGCGAAGGCGTCGGTGTCGCTGTGATGATATTCGAAGACCGCGAAACCGCCAATGCGGCGAACGAAAAAGTACGGGAGTTCGTTCAAGCAAGCCTGCATGACCTGGATCTTGGAGACCCCGAAATCATCGCCGGGGAAGTTTTGGTGAATATAGAATCTGATGCGTAGTTGTTCGTAAAGGCTACCCATCCGCTGCACGCTCAAGCATGGCGTCGAGAGGCGGCCGTGGCGCCTGTCAACAAGAAAAGTCGCGTTCACTTTGACCTTTGCGGGTGAACGCCAAAGCGGCGTTACCTTAGAGGGATTTTAAAACGATTGAGGCCGTAGTGCCGATTTCGGATAACGCACGATCCGTTCGGCCGTCGTGGGGTCGGGTGAGTTTTCTTCGCGAGATCGCCCGTCATGACGGGCGCGGAGTTTACCGGGCGAAATCCCGTAACGTTTCCGAAACGCACGCGCGAATGCGCTCTCGGAGTCGTAACCGACCGCTGCCGCCACCTGCGCCAGGGTCCCATTCGTCGAGCTGAGGCGCTGGCGTGCCAAACCAAGCCGCAACTCGCTCAGGAAGCCGAGCGGCGGAAGATCGCCCTCCCTGCGGAAGATCCGAACCAGGGTCGCGCGCGAAACATGCGCTTCCGCCGCAAGCTCGTCCAGCGTCCATGGATGCGCGGGAGCTCTCAACATGGCGTTGACGGCTCTGGCCGAAGACGACGATGCGAGCAGCCGTATTATGCCGCTCGATGACGCGGACTGTTCGAAATGCATGCGAAGCATCATCACGAAGAGAGCGGTGGCGAGCTCGGTGGCGATCGTCGCTGCGCCCGGACGCGCGGCCTGCAGTTCCTCATCGATCGCCTGCACCAGCATCCGCATCCGGTCGAACAGATCCGTTCTGCCGATGCTGAGCACGATCGCCTTTGGCAAAGCGGCAGTGACGAGGCTGTACATGGCCCCTTCGAAACGCAGCCGGCCGCAGATCAGCTTGGTGTCGCTCGCGTCGCGGGTGTTGGTCTTGATCCTGATAGCGTTGTTGTATTCGGTTCTGATCGGCGCTCCGGAGCTTACGCCGCGGCTCGCCGATCGCACGACGTGGGAGTCGCCCTGCGGGAGCAGAAGGATGCTGCCGGCTTCCAGCTCGAACGTTTCCCCGCAATACCGCTCCAGCAGGCAACTTCCATTGGTCACGATGTGAAATTGCGCAAAGCCCGCCGGCTCCGCTTCGTGCACGACCTCCCATTGCAAGGCAAACCGGCACACATCCTGAATTTCCGGGCGCACCCGG from Bradyrhizobium sp. Ash2021 encodes the following:
- a CDS encoding DUF1192 domain-containing protein, whose protein sequence is MAAEDDDKPRKKVTHEIGQDLSLLSVEELTERIALMNSEIERLQQASARKRASKDAANSFFKS
- a CDS encoding NAD(P)H-quinone oxidoreductase, encoding MEKLPAQMTVIGISKPGGPEVLLPETRSVPVPGPGEILVKVLAAGVNRPDVAQRSGAYPPPPGASDLPGLEIAGEVVALGAGSVRHKLGDKVMSLVAGGGYAQYCIAQDGQAMAVPPSLSMLEAGAVPETLMTVWHNVFERGALKPGETLLIHGGSSGIGTMAIQLAKALGSKVIVTVGSKDKADACLKLGADHAINYKTEDFVAVVKAETNNAGANVILDMVAGDYVDRNYDAAAIDGRIVQIATLNGPKVTVNIAKVMVKRLTHTGSTLRPRSNADKAAMVAAIEAKVMPLLREGRVKPLMDSTFPLEKAADAHRRMETSEHIGKIVLAV
- a CDS encoding EAL domain-containing protein; translated protein: MRLIRCLAPLALGLMIFAAAPPARAIDAVSVRSDAPAIDLTAVLDHQRSDTDRIQVSTAPGTDGIVRRIEVRAREGGQYWVVFALANNTDDQLDRLIVAPHYRIVSSGLLWPDLGLSRIATITPSTGDRPERQESATADIFRITLDPGAVITFVAELRTDKLPQLYLWEPDAYKDKVNSFTLYQGIVIGISGLLALVLTILFVVKGSIMFPAAAALAWAVLVYIGVDFGFWGKVLDMSNNAERVWRAAGEAILAATLLVFLFAYLNLSRWHVRYSHITVGWLTFLGSLVALALFDPAVASGIARMSLVLIAFAGFALIVYLSTHGFDRAVLLIPTWFLLVVWVVAAGMAVAGSVTNDIVGPALLGGLVLIVMLIGFTVMQHAFAGGGATTGVVSDVERRALALTGSGDLIWDWDVSADKVFTSPETESLLGLKRGTLEGPAAKWLEVLHPLDQDRFRAALDSVLDQRRGRLVQDFRLRTPDGHFMWFALKARPVVGSDGEVSRVVGTLTDVTEAKNAEERMLHDSVHDNLTGLPNRKLFIDRLGAVANFAKTMPNLRPTLMVIDLDRFKQVNDSVGIAVGDSILLTLARRLTRILKPQDTLARLAGDQFGLILMSEQDSARITAFAETIRKTIRAPIAFNDREIFLTASIGLALSDPQTQLSDEIIKDAELAMYHSKRIGGDRIDVYKPAMRARKTDRLTLESELRRAIERQEITILYQPIVRLEDRSIAGFEALARWDHPKLGRMSPSEFISIAEEIGLIVDLGMFVMDQTAKQLAIWQRAMRSREPIFASVNVSSRQLLRHDLIHDIRTVLSRSSVARGTLKLELTESLVMENPEHAAQMLTRIRELGTGLSLDDFGTGHSSLAYLQRFPFDTIKIDQSFVRTTSRGTRPVILKSIIALAHDLGMDVVAEGAETDSDAVELYQLGCEYAQGFAFGEPMDADAAMRLLTEERLEAAS
- a CDS encoding AraC family transcriptional regulator — translated: MLSRRKTCADRIKHPDAGTEPAALNPLSAIAPLFRVRPEIQDVCRFALQWEVVHEAEPAGFAQFHIVTNGSCLLERYCGETFELEAGSILLLPQGDSHVVRSASRGVSSGAPIRTEYNNAIRIKTNTRDASDTKLICGRLRFEGAMYSLVTAALPKAIVLSIGRTDLFDRMRMLVQAIDEELQAARPGAATIATELATALFVMMLRMHFEQSASSSGIIRLLASSSSARAVNAMLRAPAHPWTLDELAAEAHVSRATLVRIFRREGDLPPLGFLSELRLGLARQRLSSTNGTLAQVAAAVGYDSESAFARAFRKRYGISPGKLRARHDGRSREENSPDPTTAERIVRYPKSALRPQSF